The following is a genomic window from Plasmodium berghei ANKA genome assembly, chromosome: 9.
attatgaaataaataaaaatttgaattgtaaaaaaattcagCAAGAGCTATCAGCTGTAATAATAACAgcattataaatataagaaatatttttatacttaaATAAGGTAATTATAAGTTtgttgataaaaataaaaatttattaaaatggtgtgttatttttttatgagaataatataatattttatgaatattttaattaaaaaaaacataaaaatataataatttatatttggtGAACACAAAACGAGTGAAAAGGCTGGGTagagaaaataaatgaaaaggATAGAATAAAACAGTATatagcaaaaaaaaaaaacatatataaatatataggcAATGTAGTAagtgaaataataaaaaaagcgagtttataaatatcgccatgataatatatatgtaagaAAACTACTACAAACAAGTGTACCACCCATTTTATGTGCCTataaagttaaaaaatataatgggCATAACGAACGAAAATTCTAtataatttacaaaaatgtTGCTACATATAATTACCACCATTTGAAATCAATCAAAAATGTAAgagtgaaaaaaaaataaaaaaaagaaaaaaacagaaagtacattattcatttatttaatagaaaaatgAGTTAAAGAATGGGTTGGCATTATTTTGTGTGTTGCTATTTTCGTTTTCGTCACATTGTACTTTTTCGTCTtcttttgtattttttttattttctaaatattttaaataattatgaaataCTAACAAATGATGGTGACATAAATAATTGAATGAAttcaatttattaatagaaCTTATGGATATACTTAAATCCTCATTTATACTAATAGTATTGCAAACCCcaaatatttgtattatatcatttatttttatatcattttttttttcatgtgaggaattaaaagaatatgTTAAAAGATATTTTGCTTTTATATATCCTGTAGTGTCATCAATTGtgtaaattataaattcttttttttcttcaataCTTAATACAAATCCAACTATTTTAATAagatttaattttttattccaaATGGTTAGCTTATTTCTATCTCTTTTATATGCTCTTATTAACATACTAATATTTGTATGCATAAAATTTGCCTcgttattttcttcttttaattCATCATTAAAATAACCGCTTTCAATATTTAAGTTTGTGAATGTGCCagacatttttttatattgttgTGGATATTTTGcttatgttttatataatttttaagtgtgtatgtgtgtatatatatgtataaatatgggaataaatttatatgcctgagcaaatatatatcatctTCAGTCCAATGGAATATTCAttccatatatttatttcgaGCAGTGTTTTCAGCCACAATAGTATATCTATATCGATTTCCTTGGTTTATCTttagaatttttttttaaattttttagcTTTTAAAACATgggaaaataattatgtgcttaaatatattaaaactacaatcatttttatttattggcGTAAAGATCAAAATGGCGGATGCACATTCATACAATGTATATATTccacatatattaataataaacattCAATTcttaaatgtttttttacataaatattatattatcacCTTACATAATTAAATCCTCTTTTtgaaatacaaaaaaaaataaatgccttaatttaacaatattttttacgcTAAAACTgggaatttttttaatatggCGTTGCACAAACATTTTAATgcatacataaatatattaatgtaaaaacaagtgaataaataataaataaaaaatatatatatgtaattcACAATTTTGGAAATTccttataaatttattttttttgatatggATTTTATAGTTCACTGCAATCATAGAAAATGCAAGGATCACatatttcatttgttttgaatttatttgttgttattttattattcttacACATactttgttttatttaaaatatgttttttttagtttacTATCCTTTATATGCTAAATGTTtgcaataaataaaaaagctaaaaatatattttagaggatgttatttaaaaaaatacagaGTCCCATGTTTAGGCcccacatatatatatatcacaTTTGACAAAAAGAATATGGAAAATTATTAGAATATTCATACTGTGATAGTTTgatacatattatttattgctattattttattttatttttcgtATTCCTTTCCTATATATAGTGAAGTTAAAAAAGTCGAAAATATGCAGAGCAGCCAGTATATGCTTATACATGAGTCATCTATACAATACACACTATTGTAATTTCTAATAAGAAGGAAATATAATTCAGaactataaaataaaatatattagtacAATATGTTTATAGAGATGGCTTGTAAAACAAAAGGAAATATTGTAAACAAAACACAGAcacatatgcatatatggAGTACATATATTGATGGccattttaaaataaaaaatttccttaaaaatttataacacatattatttgtttttttccttttatttaaatttatataatatgctaAATAGAAGAATATGGTATTTAggaaatgataaattaaagagagtttttcaaaatgatcaaaaaattgagaataatatttttggaATACGATGGCGCAACTTTAGTGGAATAattggaaaatataataaacgagataagaaaaaatttattatatcattaaataaaaataaaaaaaattcaaacgATTTTATAGGGGGAAAATATCaagaacaaaatataaaaaaaaggaaccaaagttttgaaaaaaatatatatttgaataaaatatattttaaggataaagaaaaagtaaaattttatgaCAAGACAGAAATTAttgaaacaaataatataaaaaatgattacATAAGGggaatattaaataaaaataatatattctatatatatacatatcaatatttattaattgaatttttaaagtataataaaatctttgttgatatattatattccGATTCAATGTTATcatatattctttattccttctataaaatatatgttgaTAAATCTATTAGGAGCAATTCAATTTATCACAATATTAACACAAGTGTTAAAGGGGAAGTTGATATAGTAGACAAAAGGAAAATGGggaaagaagaaaatataaataaaagtaaatattcaaataatatagaaattaaaaaaaaatgtttgaATGAAAATGtggataataaaattaaacaCATTAGTAAAGCTGATAAGAAATGTGATCAAAtagataaagaaaatagaGTTCTTTTGGTGGGGTGCtcagaaaataaaatatctgAAATGTATGAAACGATAAtgaattttaaaaatttaaatatattaacatatataatttcaaatgaagaaagtattaataatatgtcaaataatatttttttatataatatgtttttaataaatttagaaaattttaaagatGATTATGATTTTAGCATATTAATAGAAtatgttaattttatagttatagatgatatatatgaaatttataaaaataaaaaatcaaatttattaaaaaatattttaaaaatttacaaaaaaaataatgaaaatgacaaatcttttaaaaattcgCAAATCCTGTTATTGAACAAAGTTCAAGATGAATggataataaaagaaataagaCAGTATTTAAAAAGCATAAACTATGGAATAGATTATGAAACTCAATCATTGATtgaatattcatttattaataatataagcCAAGATCAAACAAaccacaaaaaaaaaaatataccaaTTAGTGAAATCAAtaaatttcattattttgatttaagcaattataaaaaaaataattgcaCACACATGAGTGTAAATATACCTTttaatgatgataaaaaatttttagttttattttatttgttaaatataaataaagataaaaaaattgtaatatattataacaaaaaCGACATATACTCCTTTTATAGTTACATTAATTCTTATATGCCctgtatatttatatctaatacatataaaaataattttaaaaataatattattagcaattttaataaaaataataattatattttaattactGATGATcgaaatattaaaaaattaaatcaGATTAATGCTAATCtttttatacattataattttcctGAAAATATCAGTTCTTACATAGATTTATTAATTGATggatttgtaaaaaaaaaaaaaaataaagatgaaGCAACTAGAAAGGagtgtatttatattaatgatgCTAGCGAAATATGTCGAAGCGAAAATATTTCTGGAAATAATGACAATGGAAATGaattttgtaatattttagaaaaaggTATGCAATCCTTTACCACTGAAAAGATATattccattttattttataacaaaaaaaaagttcataaagaatataaaatattagataatgtttttaattttacaaattatGAATTGCCTTCTAtgagaaatataaaaaataatttcttaaattttttgatCCATGAAATTACAAGTGCTAATATAGAAAGTGATAAACATTTAGAGGAAgcaaaacatatttatgaaaaatatggacataaatttatatctGCTTcgttatattatattatggaaaaaaagttatataaaaaaagttttaaaaataaagaatatacaaatataacatttattGTTGAAagaaatgtatttttaaatacaaaaaataaattgatcgagtttttaaatcatttattaaattttaataaaaatgtcggtgatattaaattttttattcaaaattatttatatagtaAAAGAGGATATATTATGTCCCTTCCTGagagtatatataatataatacataaaaataaaaatgacattaaaaatatagacaaatataataatatacatatgtacattttgtataataattaCCAAAAGCATTTAAGAACTGGATCTATAGTAAGGGGGAAATATCaatcaaaaaaatcaatcaggtaaaatattttaaaataataccttttattatatttgttttatgcCACagatatatgtatacatatttttatatccttaaatatttcaatttatttaatttttagacgattaaagaaaagaatgaatataaaacagGAACATGCTGAAATCaacaaaatgaagaataaaatattttcaacaATTAAGTTGAATAAAAGAAATGTAAACCcttgaaaattttgataaaatatttgaacattaattattaaacaattttatatttttaagttttcaaaaaaaaaaaataataataaatattttttgaaattttttttttgtttacattttaattaatgtctttatttataaataaaatattataattagaACAAAACATAAAACTATTATGTATGCATGTGCGTATGTACACAATGCGTATACTAAATTAGAGGGTAGGATCCTtgtatttttgtaataacAGGATAAcccaaaaattaaatatatttgtatgaTTTTCCttaaggaaataaaaacaaaaaaaaatatatacattattgTTTGTCAAGTAAAATTCCAAATCAAATAATTCTATGCATTATTATACCAtgaatttcatttttatgatatgatttttttgtttttttatttcaaaattttcttAATTGTTTATGCCTTTCTGTGGGCTTAGTTAATACCCGACATTAAATTTAAGTGATCAGGAAGGGGAATGATGTTATATGTTTTTCTGAAAATATCAATATCTTTGTTTAGCCAATTTTCTATATGAATAGAATGAAGAGGCTTTTTTGCAGCCATTCCAGCCATATATGCCCAAGGATATAATTGCTTTAATAGTGTTTGCCTTggtttatatttaaaaagaaaataatttttttcgggattttttaaaaaaatatattcattatttatatcatcaaaaattatatca
Proteins encoded in this region:
- a CDS encoding nucleic acid binding protein, putative; amino-acid sequence: MSGTFTNLNIESGYFNDELKEENNEANFMHTNISMLIRAYKRDRNKLTIWNKKLNLIKIVGFVLSIEEKKEFIIYTIDDTTGYIKAKYLLTYSFNSSHEKKNDIKINDIIQIFGVCNTISINEDLSISISSINKLNSFNYLCHHHLLVFHNYLKYLENKKNTKEDEKVQCDENENSNTQNNANPFFNSFFY